Proteins from a single region of Acidimicrobiia bacterium:
- a CDS encoding sulfite exporter TauE/SafE family protein encodes MKLPSSTTARNKRRRRRSIGISYRDKSKHVFDFYLSLALDRGVPHFLILLAGVAAGGVFGLFGAGGSAFATPMLALVGVPGILAIATPLPALLPASIVSARRQLRQGNLDHRVAGLVIAGGVPGAVVGAVGSRYVSGSALLIASGVLLLVVGARVLLPDPTGHVDRAAARRDQPLIILIPAFAVGLLSGLLANSGGFLLVPLCIVLLGLTAARAAGTSIVAAGALSIPILLVHWNLGHIDWMVALVFALGMLPGSLVGSQLSDRIPPVRARQLFGVALVAFAIWFLGVQF; translated from the coding sequence GTGAAACTGCCTTCGTCCACGACGGCGAGGAACAAACGGAGGCGACGGAGATCCATAGGAATATCTTATAGAGATAAGTCAAAACATGTCTTTGACTTCTACCTTTCGCTAGCGTTGGATAGAGGGGTGCCTCACTTCCTGATCCTCCTCGCGGGCGTGGCCGCCGGAGGGGTGTTCGGACTGTTCGGAGCGGGAGGCTCGGCCTTTGCCACCCCGATGCTCGCCCTGGTGGGGGTGCCCGGCATCTTGGCCATCGCCACACCGTTGCCGGCGCTGCTGCCCGCCTCGATCGTCTCGGCCCGTCGCCAACTCCGCCAAGGCAACCTCGACCATCGGGTCGCCGGCCTGGTCATCGCCGGCGGCGTGCCGGGGGCGGTGGTGGGCGCGGTGGGTTCGCGTTACGTGAGCGGGAGCGCCCTGCTGATCGCATCGGGGGTGTTGCTCCTGGTGGTGGGGGCACGCGTGCTGCTGCCCGACCCGACCGGCCACGTTGATCGGGCCGCCGCCCGTCGGGACCAGCCCCTGATCATCCTGATCCCCGCCTTCGCCGTTGGCCTCCTCAGTGGGTTGCTCGCCAACAGCGGCGGATTTTTGCTGGTGCCTCTGTGCATCGTGCTGCTGGGCCTCACCGCGGCGAGGGCGGCGGGCACGAGCATCGTGGCCGCCGGGGCGCTGTCGATACCGATCCTCCTCGTCCACTGGAACCTCGGCCACATCGACTGGATGGTGGCGCTCGTCTTTGCCCTGGGGATGCTCCCCGGCTCCCTTGTGGGCAGCCAGTTGAGCGATCGAATTCCACCGGTGCGCGCCCGCCAGCTCTTTGGCGTGGCGCTGGTGGCTTTCGCCATCTGGTTCCTGGGCGTTCAGTTCTAA
- a CDS encoding SDR family oxidoreductase — protein MEGFVTFGGPVILPSPRSPQPVRIGTVKSPSASAPPPEGTSLPTPVRVLVTGASGYIGGRLVTELLTHHHHIRCVARDPRKLDPAPWRAGVEVVRADLADDLTAAMDQIDVAVFLVHSIGEGSDWVARERAIAENFRTAAERAGVGRIVYLGGLGDDHSELSIHLQSRHDVGATLANGPIETVELRAAVVIGSGSASFEMLRYLTEVLPVMVTPKWVDTLCQPISIRDVLRYLAAVIEEPAPLAGILEIGGPDVVSYARMMAIYAEQAGLKKRRLLPVPVLTPRLSSLWVGLVTPVPAQLARPLVDSLVNSVIVTDHRAETLFPFERIPLAESIHNAIGRTAIGDVPTKFDDASSPVWQSAATDPGWTGGTEVTDVRTLVVAADPHRTWQAVCRVGGDRGWYRGEMLWRARGLADQIAGGPGLRRGRRHPDHLAVGEPVDFWRVEDLEVDHRLVLHAEMRLPGVAWLEWTIDPVTDGSLIVQTARFRPRGLWGRVYWYAVAPFHGLVFPGLLKGIAQDALSHPEPVTATAPQ, from the coding sequence ATGGAAGGATTCGTGACGTTCGGTGGTCCAGTGATCCTGCCGAGCCCGCGATCGCCTCAACCCGTTCGGATTGGTACCGTGAAGTCTCCCAGCGCCAGCGCCCCTCCCCCGGAGGGAACTTCCCTTCCCACGCCCGTTCGGGTGCTCGTTACCGGTGCATCGGGCTACATCGGCGGACGTCTGGTCACCGAACTTCTTACCCACCATCACCACATTCGTTGTGTCGCCCGCGATCCGCGCAAACTCGATCCCGCGCCGTGGCGGGCCGGCGTCGAGGTCGTGCGGGCCGACCTCGCCGATGATCTCACCGCCGCCATGGACCAGATCGATGTGGCCGTCTTCCTCGTCCACAGCATCGGTGAGGGCAGCGACTGGGTGGCCCGGGAACGAGCCATCGCCGAGAACTTCCGCACCGCGGCGGAGCGGGCGGGCGTCGGACGGATCGTCTATCTCGGCGGCCTGGGCGACGACCACAGCGAACTGAGCATCCATCTGCAGAGCCGCCACGATGTGGGCGCGACGTTAGCCAACGGACCTATCGAGACCGTCGAGTTACGGGCCGCCGTGGTCATCGGCTCCGGGTCGGCCAGTTTCGAAATGCTCCGTTACCTAACGGAAGTCCTGCCGGTGATGGTCACGCCCAAGTGGGTGGACACGCTGTGCCAGCCCATCTCGATTCGAGACGTTCTGCGCTATCTGGCGGCGGTGATCGAAGAACCCGCGCCCCTGGCGGGAATCCTGGAAATCGGCGGCCCTGATGTGGTGTCCTACGCCAGGATGATGGCGATCTACGCCGAACAGGCTGGGCTCAAGAAGCGCCGACTCTTACCGGTACCCGTACTCACCCCTCGTCTGTCCTCGCTGTGGGTCGGTCTCGTCACGCCGGTTCCTGCCCAACTCGCCCGACCCCTAGTGGACTCCCTCGTGAACTCGGTGATCGTCACTGACCATCGGGCGGAGACGTTGTTCCCCTTCGAGCGGATACCCCTGGCCGAGTCGATCCACAACGCAATTGGTCGCACCGCCATCGGCGACGTCCCCACCAAGTTTGATGATGCCTCCTCGCCGGTGTGGCAATCGGCGGCCACTGATCCGGGCTGGACCGGCGGCACCGAAGTCACCGATGTTCGCACCCTGGTGGTGGCCGCTGATCCGCACCGCACCTGGCAAGCAGTGTGTCGAGTGGGCGGCGACCGTGGCTGGTACCGGGGCGAAATGCTCTGGCGAGCGCGCGGGCTAGCCGATCAAATCGCCGGTGGCCCGGGCCTCCGTCGCGGCCGCCGCCACCCCGACCACCTCGCGGTGGGCGAACCGGTGGACTTCTGGCGAGTCGAAGACCTCGAAGTCGACCACCGCTTGGTGCTCCACGCAGAGATGCGCCTCCCCGGAGTGGCCTGGCTCGAGTGGACGATAGATCCAGTCACCGACGGCTCGCTGATCGTTCAGACGGCCCGCTTTCGCCCCCGTGGATTGTGGGGCCGCGTCTATTGGTACGCCGTGGCGCCCTTCCACGGTCTCGTGTTCCCGGGCCTGCTCAAGGGCATTGCCCAAGATGCGCTCAGCCATCCCGAGCCGGTCACCGCTACTGCTCCGCAATAG
- a CDS encoding cytochrome ubiquinol oxidase subunit I — protein sequence MRSSLASILAVDPVPWARAQMAFTLAAHIILVPLGVSWALIMLIANYRGVRHGDADALVLAQRWSKYLAITFAVGAVTGTVLSFEFGLLWPRFMGQWGEAFGIPFAFEGLFFFAEAIFVSIYIFGWRRMKPWPHFFSGVPIVICGIGGSAAVIASNAWMNDPSGFTLDKAGQIIEVDPWGVIFNDAMPLMAAHMVVAAYVVGGFMIASVYAVGMARGRRDRYHRLGFLIPFTVAAIAVPIQIGVGDRLAEWVQENQPVKFAAIALVPETASDVPETLFGRLQDDGTVSGGIPIPGMTSFMANPSTGTATVIQGLDTVPAGDRPTTSQVNIVHWSWDVMVGIGMLLLLLALWYGAAWLFRRDMPQSRLFLLMASASGVLALIAMEAGWVVTEVGRQPWIVYNLQRVDDAATANTGVWITFIGIVVLYAALAATTIYVLRTMSIRFKREDHHNQPVPYGPSDGGQSDP from the coding sequence ATGCGCTCATCGCTCGCCAGCATCCTGGCCGTCGACCCGGTGCCGTGGGCCCGAGCGCAAATGGCTTTCACGCTGGCGGCCCACATCATCCTCGTGCCGCTCGGGGTGTCGTGGGCCTTGATCATGCTGATCGCCAACTATCGCGGGGTTCGCCATGGCGACGCCGATGCCCTCGTCTTGGCCCAGCGGTGGTCCAAGTACCTGGCCATCACTTTCGCCGTGGGTGCGGTCACCGGCACCGTGCTCTCCTTCGAGTTCGGTCTGCTCTGGCCGCGCTTCATGGGACAGTGGGGCGAAGCCTTCGGTATCCCCTTCGCCTTCGAAGGCCTCTTCTTCTTCGCCGAGGCCATCTTCGTGTCCATCTACATCTTCGGGTGGCGACGGATGAAACCATGGCCACACTTCTTTTCCGGGGTCCCCATCGTCATCTGCGGCATCGGCGGCAGTGCCGCGGTGATTGCCTCCAATGCGTGGATGAACGATCCATCTGGGTTCACCCTCGATAAGGCCGGCCAAATCATCGAGGTCGATCCCTGGGGGGTCATCTTCAATGATGCCATGCCCTTGATGGCCGCCCACATGGTGGTGGCGGCCTACGTCGTGGGCGGATTCATGATCGCTTCGGTCTACGCGGTGGGCATGGCGCGAGGTCGCCGAGATCGGTACCACCGCCTTGGATTCCTCATCCCCTTCACCGTGGCGGCCATCGCGGTGCCGATCCAAATCGGGGTAGGCGATCGCCTCGCTGAATGGGTCCAGGAGAACCAGCCCGTGAAGTTCGCCGCCATCGCACTGGTGCCGGAGACCGCCAGTGACGTGCCCGAAACCCTCTTCGGTCGTCTCCAAGACGACGGCACCGTGTCCGGTGGCATCCCCATCCCCGGCATGACCTCGTTCATGGCGAACCCGTCGACGGGCACAGCCACGGTGATCCAAGGCCTCGACACGGTGCCGGCCGGAGACCGTCCCACTACTTCCCAGGTCAACATCGTGCACTGGTCGTGGGATGTCATGGTGGGCATCGGGATGCTGCTCCTGCTCCTTGCCCTTTGGTACGGCGCGGCCTGGCTCTTCCGGCGCGACATGCCCCAAAGCCGCCTGTTCCTGCTCATGGCCTCGGCCAGTGGCGTACTGGCGCTGATCGCGATGGAAGCCGGATGGGTGGTGACCGAGGTGGGCCGTCAGCCCTGGATCGTCTACAACCTCCAGCGGGTGGACGACGCCGCCACGGCCAACACCGGTGTCTGGATCACCTTTATCGGCATCGTGGTCTTGTACGCGGCGTTGGCGGCCACCACGATCTATGTGTTGCGCACTATGAGCATTCGCTTCAAACGGGAAGACCATCACAACCAGCCGGTGCCCTACGGCCCTTCCGACGGTGGTCAATCGGATCCATGA